A region from the Borreliella burgdorferi B31 genome encodes:
- a CDS encoding right-handed parallel beta-helix repeat-containing protein → MKDQDNSSQESEALNQETEKGAETEEISNPKEDTSENCTSLGLDIVFYTDEGQIFELTPFVDTTSIVLEEKIVDPSLKTAASTFSFSVSGLSEEFLNFLFFRNEDIFVKVNDKNNPVFRGILEKFFSRDLFNSTKSVSFTVNDYSSLLKIAFENPVQFPINFLPDWLFVYNPLAKELSLVHLIIEKTKLKDLIDDDASEAILDKVPAVIIDSGEDVETILQALLYEFGYAYTFSSVGKLQILPIWKSEVITKEIEICTVDAESYVMSKSSSSSYDSTKVIWREGKFQSKEEAMSKKRPLYSAPINVAGTDGALYVAVLQKGVVYPDFADKVGSSVFQEYDPSWLDTVYKWDFKRREVWHDHYAINEHLAIISTHNLEVRFSADSSIKLENKEYFPTKAKLWFRNTSSSQGSKYIYHFDIYGDVFYTIAQNVLQTDNADDFYSKKFEYTTRFIFSEDSALRLFEFLTNLRVKGHTIVNFRSMQNLNITDFVKLRLDNIGIDHFFLILSKKITNFDLDIKLYEYEGITWGDYTHYEYLTTSTKIGISDYLSGAHKVVIAPFNYDGAETYQFKASGFKDENTLNGSIEFAKQAGLNKIKLLKGDFYIYDQVKLNNLEIEGDDEVFIRSTGFSKHIFTSEKSFRLSGVNICQQPMSELYINGGDLNQQELAPYLEDKSFTQPAVVVLCSSYSLQEEARSSVYVTDASFVYIKNVTFTCALNKALHFKKTKKILLEDVNFDSTNQSFDIENVTNLTLINVNAQGSKTASVANGLNAIIRESFFTNNTNALKLSNFSSLKITDTQFIKNSGTALHLQDITSARLSNNTFTENKVGLENHAFDLIVRDTFVKNTLALNLARKSNAGVRTLDLSTYMENTKDKQEVA, encoded by the coding sequence TTGAAAGATCAAGACAATTCAAGTCAAGAATCCGAAGCCTTAAATCAAGAAACCGAAAAAGGTGCCGAAACTGAAGAAATCTCAAATCCCAAAGAAGATACATCGGAAAATTGTACTTCTTTGGGGCTTGATATTGTATTCTACACGGACGAGGGTCAAATTTTTGAACTTACCCCTTTTGTTGACACTACAAGCATTGTTCTAGAAGAAAAAATAGTTGATCCAAGCCTAAAAACAGCAGCAAGCACGTTCAGCTTTAGTGTAAGCGGCCTATCAGAAGAATTTTTGAATTTCTTATTCTTCAGAAACGAAGACATTTTCGTAAAAGTAAATGATAAGAATAACCCCGTTTTTAGGGGAATTCTAGAAAAATTTTTCAGCAGAGATCTGTTCAATAGCACCAAAAGTGTATCATTCACCGTTAACGACTACTCTAGCCTACTAAAGATTGCATTCGAAAATCCAGTTCAATTCCCAATCAATTTTTTACCAGACTGGCTTTTTGTATACAATCCTTTAGCAAAAGAACTTTCACTTGTCCATCTAATAATAGAAAAAACTAAACTAAAAGACCTTATTGATGATGATGCTAGCGAAGCAATACTTGACAAAGTCCCCGCTGTAATCATTGATTCTGGAGAAGATGTAGAAACTATTTTGCAAGCCTTGTTGTATGAATTCGGATACGCATACACTTTCTCTTCAGTCGGCAAACTACAAATACTTCCAATTTGGAAAAGCGAAGTTATTACTAAAGAAATTGAAATTTGTACTGTGGATGCTGAAAGTTATGTTATGTCAAAAAGTAGCTCCAGTAGCTACGATTCAACTAAAGTTATTTGGAGAGAAGGCAAATTCCAAAGCAAAGAAGAAGCAATGTCCAAAAAACGACCACTGTACTCAGCCCCAATCAATGTTGCTGGTACCGATGGTGCACTGTACGTTGCAGTTCTTCAAAAAGGCGTAGTGTACCCCGACTTTGCAGACAAGGTCGGAAGCAGTGTTTTTCAAGAATACGATCCTAGCTGGTTAGATACAGTTTACAAATGGGACTTCAAAAGGCGCGAGGTTTGGCACGACCACTACGCCATAAATGAACATTTAGCAATAATCTCAACTCATAACCTTGAAGTAAGGTTTAGTGCCGACTCCTCCATCAAGCTTGAAAATAAAGAATATTTTCCAACAAAGGCTAAGCTTTGGTTTAGAAACACTTCTAGTAGTCAAGGCTCCAAATATATTTACCACTTTGACATTTATGGTGATGTTTTCTACACAATAGCTCAAAATGTACTCCAAACCGACAATGCTGATGATTTTTACTCTAAAAAGTTTGAATACACAACCAGATTCATTTTTTCCGAAGATTCAGCATTAAGACTTTTTGAATTCCTAACAAACTTACGTGTCAAAGGACACACTATTGTTAATTTTAGGTCAATGCAGAATCTAAATATAACCGATTTTGTCAAACTTAGACTTGACAATATTGGGATTGATCATTTTTTCCTTATACTTTCAAAAAAAATTACTAATTTCGATCTGGATATCAAACTTTACGAGTACGAGGGAATCACTTGGGGTGACTACACTCATTACGAATACCTTACAACTTCAACCAAAATAGGAATAAGCGACTATTTGTCTGGGGCTCACAAAGTTGTTATTGCACCGTTTAATTATGATGGGGCCGAAACTTACCAATTTAAAGCCTCCGGGTTTAAAGACGAAAATACTTTAAATGGTTCAATTGAATTTGCAAAACAAGCTGGACTTAACAAGATCAAACTACTTAAAGGCGATTTTTACATTTATGATCAAGTAAAACTAAACAATTTAGAAATCGAAGGCGATGACGAAGTTTTCATAAGAAGCACGGGGTTTTCTAAACATATTTTTACATCAGAAAAATCATTCAGGCTTTCTGGAGTCAATATATGTCAACAACCAATGAGTGAACTTTACATTAACGGAGGAGATCTAAACCAACAAGAACTGGCACCTTACCTAGAAGACAAAAGCTTTACACAGCCCGCTGTTGTAGTGCTCTGCTCATCATATTCATTGCAAGAAGAGGCCAGATCATCAGTCTATGTTACAGATGCAAGCTTTGTGTACATCAAAAATGTCACATTTACGTGCGCATTAAACAAAGCATTGCATTTCAAAAAAACAAAAAAAATTTTACTTGAAGATGTAAATTTTGATTCTACAAATCAAAGTTTTGACATAGAAAATGTTACCAATCTAACACTAATTAATGTTAATGCTCAAGGAAGCAAAACTGCATCAGTTGCAAATGGACTTAATGCAATAATTAGAGAAAGCTTCTTTACCAACAACACCAATGCGCTTAAGCTTTCCAACTTTTCAAGTTTGAAAATAACCGACACACAGTTTATCAAAAATAGCGGTACTGCGCTGCATTTACAAGATATTACTAGCGCAAGACTAAGTAACAATACGTTTACAGAAAATAAAGTTGGACTTGAAAATCATGCTTTTGACTTGATCGTACGCGATACTTTTGTAAAAAACACACTTGCCCTTAATTTAGCAAGAAAATCAAATGCAGGGGTGCGAACACTTGATCTTAGCACTTACATGGAAAACACTAAAGACAAACAGGAGGTTGCTTAG
- a CDS encoding BBA14 family lipoprotein, producing the protein MKNLKTKINFLGIFWLLLLFLSCESIPSLPQKPTLTNKEDIENLMLDEAELFRYSTALNVWLLTVKSYVIKYYPNDKFPVFENFDPVFGDENGTKETNILKNRITYYNRYIEKTEPIVFGCYKKYSRR; encoded by the coding sequence ATGAAAAATTTAAAGACAAAAATTAATTTTTTAGGGATATTTTGGCTACTGTTACTATTTCTTTCTTGCGAATCAATACCATCACTTCCCCAAAAACCAACCCTAACAAACAAAGAAGATATTGAAAATTTAATGCTCGATGAAGCAGAACTTTTTAGATACTCAACCGCACTAAATGTTTGGCTTTTGACTGTAAAATCTTATGTGATCAAATACTATCCTAATGACAAATTTCCTGTGTTTGAAAATTTTGATCCCGTGTTTGGCGATGAAAATGGAACTAAAGAAACAAATATACTAAAAAATCGAATTACCTACTACAATCGATACATAGAAAAAACCGAACCGATTGTATTTGGGTGTTACAAAAAATACAGCAGAAGATAA
- a CDS encoding DUF261 family protein: protein MNNKMFLCIYNFFYKLLKDYFIKKYKSELLESAACFKNSYKETVKEVEIHRIAVPLQMQFKEQNEVISKFGCYFLCILFIGLVVKEIKNSVEKCFDCFEIDLLFKGLVSKGCLRGDNAFVNSPNAIFANLGIDEDIFFEEKHHPTSYIPSESDILIGKYKDTSSNFYHFVILNSDLKTVIWDSLGNSKTVSNGHLESLRAFKIQNKAILERVKDRLEFYSAKFRNNLEVA from the coding sequence ATGAATAACAAAATGTTTTTATGCATTTACAATTTTTTCTACAAACTTTTGAAAGACTACTTTATAAAAAAGTACAAATCGGAATTACTCGAAAGTGCAGCATGTTTCAAAAATTCTTACAAAGAAACTGTAAAAGAAGTGGAAATTCACAGAATTGCCGTGCCCTTGCAAATGCAATTCAAAGAACAAAATGAGGTTATTTCAAAATTTGGATGTTATTTTCTTTGTATTTTATTTATTGGACTTGTGGTAAAAGAAATCAAAAACAGCGTTGAAAAATGTTTTGATTGTTTTGAGATTGATTTACTTTTCAAAGGTCTTGTAAGTAAAGGCTGCCTAAGGGGTGACAATGCATTTGTTAATTCTCCAAATGCAATATTTGCAAACTTGGGTATTGATGAAGATATTTTCTTCGAAGAAAAACATCATCCAACCTCTTATATCCCATCAGAATCTGATATTTTGATTGGTAAGTACAAAGACACAAGTTCTAATTTTTACCATTTTGTAATCTTAAACAGTGACCTAAAAACTGTGATTTGGGATTCACTTGGCAATTCTAAAACTGTTTCAAACGGACACTTGGAGTCTTTAAGAGCATTTAAAATTCAAAATAAAGCAATTTTAGAGCGCGTAAAGGATAGACTAGAATTTTACAGTGCAAAATTTAGAAATAATTTGGAGGTAGCGTAA